TTTGAGGGGACAAATCGAAAATCCCCTGTAATACGAATGATGACCCTGATATATAGGAGAATAAAGCTGCAGCCGTAAAGCCCTGTGCTAACGCAAAACCTATATATCGCTTATGTTTCAGTAGCCCCCTAAAAACCATTAATGAATTTTTCAGGCCAGCCTGGGAGCGTTGATTTTCATCTAACGTCTCTTTAATCTTATAAATCGTCATGATCAATAGTAAAATACCCAGAACGGATAAGACGACGAATATACCTCGCCATGACGTTAGAGCTAATAAGCCTCCTCCAATTACAGGAGCTAGGATTGGAGCAAGTCCCATAACCAAGATCAATAATGCGTACATTTTTGTCAGTTCGTAGCCTTCGTATAAATCACGGACAATCGAACGACCGATCACGATCCCTCCCGCTCCAGTAAGACCTTGCAAGAAACGGAAAATTACGAGGAACCAAATGTTCGGAGCAAAGGCACACAAAAAAGAAGCGATGATGAATAATGTCACCGATATCATCAAAGGCTTTTTCCGTCCATACACGTCGCTTAATGAACCTATAACCAGTTGACCGATTGCGATACCTAGCAAGCTAGCAGTCAAACTTAATTGCACAAGAGATGTGCTCGCGTCTAATTCCGATTGAATCGCCGGAAAGGCTGGTAGGTACATATCGATCGTTAATGGGACCATCGCCGTCAGCGCCCCTAACAATAGCACCAACAGCCATTTTTTCTCTTTCATAGGGTGAATTGTATTCTGCATTTAATACTGCCTTCTTTCTATAATGTCTAACTACTAGTATGAAAAAGATTCACCATCCTCACAAGTTTAATGTCTTATTTTTTAATAAAACTCAATAAGACTTCACGTTTTTAGTACAGCCTCCTGCTGCTCTCCTTAAATTATTCGCAGAGAAAGTATTGCACTTTTATATACACTGTGTATATACTGTATATAAAGACATACACAGTATGCACAGCACATATTTCAGGAGGAATCACCGTGGATAACTGGAAAAAAGCAGCTTGGATTGCAAAATTTGAACTTAAAAAATCATTGCTTGGAATAGTTTTATTATTAGTTATTTTGGCCATATTGCCCTTCCTGGTCCATAACTCATTCGAAGATTATATGCAGAATAATTACATGGGGTTCGACGGGTTTTTCATTATAATCTTCGGCTTTCTAGCAATCTGGTGTAAACCGAAGCACTTTCAATATCAAAAAATTGAAGGGGATCTATGGGCCTCTCCCTACTTTGTCATGCTCCATCAACTTTCGATCCCTAAAGACGTGCTTGTGAAAAGCCGTTTTATCGTTTTCTTTACGTATTCGATTCCCTTTCATATTTTACTGTTAGTTGTTATTTATGCTTTTGTACCCTATGTTCAATCGCTTTTTAGTATTTGGGAATTTGTAAGCTTCGCTATCATTTGGATTGGAGTAGGCATTGTTATTGGTGCCATTTATCCTGCGAGCGATTCAGGTGATTATGTCACAATGCAAAAAATGATCGTATATTTTATCGCTGGGGTTATGGGTTATTTCTTAGTTTCTTTTGCGTTATATTACTTCAGTGACTACGGCATCGTATACTGGACGGCCGAATGGGCAGCGAACTACCCACTCATTTCGATCATCATTTCGGTACTTATATCGACCTTAAGCATTCAATATTGGATTCATTATACGAAGAAGAACATGAACAAAATCGATTATCTAATTTAGGAAAGGTGGCGTCCCATGGAATTACCTATCAGGCTTTCACATGATTCAAAAGAACCCTTCTATCACCAAATAGAAGAACAATTAAAAGCACTGATTTCAAGCGGGCAACTAAAAGAGGACACACCCTTACCTTCCATCCGTGCGTTATCGAAAGACTTAGAAGTCAGTGTCATTACAACTAAAAGGGCGTATCAAAACTTAGAAGTGCAAGGTTTCATCAGAACAGCCCAAGGAAAGGGCACGTTCGTCAAAGCTGTCGATCAAACTGAAAAAGATGAAGCAATTCGCAAACAAATCCATCAATCATTGGAAGAAGCAGTGTCCAAAGCTCGAAGCTACCAATTTTCAAAAAATGAAGTTTTTAAAATTATTGATGAAATATATGAATCCTTTGAGAGGAGGAACCCGTAATGAGTAAATGGGTAGAAATTAACGAAGTAAGCAAAAAAATTGATGAATTTCATTTAGGTCCAATAAATCTATCTGTAGAACCAGGCACGATCACTTGTCTAGTAGGTAGTAATGGTGCAGGCAAAAGCACACTATTGAAAATGATGGCTGGACTTGTGAGCTATGATGACGGTAGCTTGACCATGTTCAATGAGGATTACTTGATGAACAAAGACGATTGGAAACAGCACGTTTCCTATATGCCACAGAGTCTATTAGGTTGTGACCCTTTCAATGGTCATCAATTGAAAGAATTAATTTCAACTTGGTATCCAGACTGGGATGAAGAATATTTCAATGAATTAGTAGACTTATTTGAAATTAATTTGAATAAAAAATATGGCAGGCTTTCTCCTGGTGGGAAACAACGCTTGAACATCGCACTCACCTTGCCCAGAAATACCAAACTACTATTACTGGATGAACCTACATCCCACATTGATATACCAGCAAAGGCAAAATTCATGGATGAAATTGTCCGCTGGATGGATAAAGGCGAACGTTCCATCATCATGAGTAGCCATCAGGCAGATGACATCAAAAAACTAGCGGACTATCTTGTTCTTTTTCACGAAGGAATGCAGTTGGGCACCTTCGAAAAAGAAGAACTTACGCAACAATTCCAGAAATATTGGATGCAAGAGTCATTGCCTCATGAAGTCATTCCAGGTGAAATCGACCGAAAAGGAGACAGAGTGATCATCTCCCAAGACAATGTCGAAACAGAAGAATTTTTTAAGAAGAATCAATTAAGCTATATTAATCGTGAACCTTTATCAGTAGAGGAAATCATCACGGTTTTATTAGATAAAAAGAGAGAGAAAACAACATAGGAGGCAAGATCAATGGAGAGAGTGTTAAGTGTTAGTCAGTTGGGAAAATCGTTTAAGAATGACAAAGTCCTCAGCGATATCTCATTCGACGTCCACAAAGGTGAAATCATGGCCATTTTAGGACCGAACGGAGCAGGAAAATCAACAACGATCCGCAATATCATGGGAATTCTATATCCAGATGAAGGCGAGATTAATTTTCATAATCACAAAGGGAAAGAAATACCTCGTCACAGGATTGGTTATTTACCAGAGGAACGCGGTCTTTACAAAAACGTAAAAGTGATGGATATCCTATTGTATTTTGCAGAACTCAAAGATTATCCGAAAGAAAAAGCACGCAAGCGCGCATTAGAATATTTGAAGAAATTCGATTTAGAAGGTAAAGATAAAGTTTCCGTCGAGGAGCTTTCCAAAGGGATGGGGCAAAAAGTTCAGTTCATTGGCTCGATTATCCATGAACCTGACTTGTTGATATTGGATGAACCTTTCTCAGGACTAGACCCTGTCAGCCAAGAATTGTTCAAACAGGAAATCAAAGAATTGGCAGCTAAAGGTACTGCGATTTTATTAAGTTCACACCAAATGAACCTGGTTGAGCAAATGTGTGACCGCCTTTTCCTAATTCATCGTGGACGCAAAGTGATTTATGGTTCGATGGATGAAGTAAAGACGGAATATGCCAACTTCAAATGTACGATCCATGGTCAGAATAACATCTCTGAATTGGAGAAGGTTCCTGAGGTTACTAGAGTTGAACAAAATGGGGACATTTCTATTTTGTATCTTACTCAAGATGTTCGAGTATCCACTTGGATCAAGTCGTTGCCTGATACATTAGATATTCAGGAATTATCTGTCGACCGAATCTCATTACATGAAATTTTCATAGATATTGCAACTGATCGCAACATCGCCGAGGAAGCAGGTGTTCAACATGCGTAATAGTTTAAAAGTTGCCAAGTGGGAAATGCGCCGCAACATGAAGAACAAGTCTTTTATAATTTCATTGTTTTTAACACCGATCATTTTTATCATTTTCGCCACCGTCCCAACGCTTTTAAGTAACATGGGAGATGACGACGCAGACGCTAGAACCGTTTATTTGAACGATGAATTAGGCGTTTACGAATCAGTCGAACCTGTCATAGAACAAGAAGAATTCGTCAATTGGAATGTGATAGAGACAGACGAAGATATGGCAGCGATGCAGGATCGTTTGGAAAACGAAGAAGAAGCTGTGTTCATTTTATTGAATGAGCAAACATTAGAAGAAGGAAATGTGCAAGTGCTTTTAGGTGAAGAAGTAAATGAAGGGTTCGTCAATGACGCCCGTTTCTTTGAACAACCTCTGCGGCAACTACAGTTACAACGCGCAGGTCTTTCAGAAGAAGAAACGCAAGTGGTAGCGAGTCCATTGAACTTCGAAACAACGAAAGCTTCTGTCCAGCCAGATGACGAAGAAGTTGCAAGTAATGATGGTTTACCTTCATCCCCTATGGATTTCATGGAGCAAGCAATCCCAGGAATCTTTGCAGGAATCGTTTTATTCTCGATTGTCATTACAGGGATGATGATCTTCCAGAGTGCTTCTCAAGAGAAAAAAGATAAAGTAGCAGAAATCATTTTATCATCCGTAACACCAGGAGAACTGATGCAGGGAAAAATCATCGGCTATTTCGGCCTAGGCATCACGCAGGTTGCTGTATGGTTAGGCTTTGCGGTTCCTATTGCCATGTGGCAGCTAGACGATGTACCTGTTCTTGAATACTTACTCGTTCCTGAAACACTATTATTAGTCGCGATTGCGATTCTAGGATACTTATTGTTCGCATCACTATTCGTAGGAATCGGTGCGACCCTTGAGGACGCAACGACAAGCGGAAACTTTCAGAGTGTCGTATTAATGCTTCCGTTCATTCCTTTCATTTTGATCGGACCGATTTTGAGTGATCCAAGCGGTATTGTTGCTCAAGTAGCATCATTCATTCCGTTTACTGCACCAGGAGCATTACTAATTAGATTGTCTATGCTAGAAGAATGGCCATGGCTCGAAGTAGGTATAGCGATCGCAATCTTATTGGTAAGCATCTGGATCTTTATGAAACTAGCAGGTAAAATCTTCAAAATTGGTATCTTGATATATGGTAAAAATGCCACTCCGCAAGAAATTTGGAAATGGTTAAGAGCATAGCATGAGGGATTGTCCCAGTAGCTGTTATAGCTGCTGGGATTTTTATATGAATTGGGTTTTTGATAGCACAAGTCTCAATAGTGAACATCCATCTAATGCTAGTGAGCGTTCACCTACAAGTGATTCATTACAATCAAAACGGATCTTAACAGAACTATCGTATTGAGAAAAACTTGGCTTATCGCCAAGTCCTAATGGCGAAAGCCTTTGTTTTTCACATACTTTAATCCTTTAACAAAGTTAAACATTCTTAAAGTATAAAAAAGCCAGCTACTCATATTAATGAGTAACTGGCTTTCTTATGATACAGATCTTTCTATCGATGGCTGACTTCCATTTCTAGGTCCAAGCCATTTGTAACAGGATCTATATTAAATGTTGCTTTGCGTTTATTAATTGTTGTTGAGATGTTTTGTGCTGCGAATACTACTGCGAAAAATGCAAATACAACTGCCGACAAGATAATAAGAGATGTTAACATGCTCTCAAATCCCCTTTCTCCCTAAATAAATATATTTATATATCTTTGTTTACAAGTATATAATATCAAATATTAGTATAATTTCAAGCTTAATGGACAAATTCTTTGATAAATTATCTCATACTTCACTATATAGTCACATGCTCTACATTTACCTATACTTTAAAGCAATAAAGATAAGATGCTTGAACGCGTGCATGGCGCGCTTTACAGCCCTTCGAATCATTCATTTCAGAAAAAGGATATCTTTGATTTTCATCGAATTACTTTAATATAGGGGGCGGTACGATGAATGATCAACGAACGGTAGTCGTTACAGGGGCAGCTCAAGGAATCGGGTTCGCCATTGCTAAAGCATTTAGTGATCAAGGAGATTACGTGGTAATTGGTGACTTGAATCAAGAAAAGGCTGAAGAGGCCGCTTCAAAATTAAATCAAGCTAAGGGTTACCAAGTGGACGTTTCAAAAGTAGAGGAAGTCGAACGATTTATACAAAAAATCATTAATGAATTTGGTAGTGTGGAGGTCTTGGTGAATAACGCTGGCCTACAACATATAGATCGAGTAGAAGATTTCCCGGTAGAGAAGTGGCAATTGCTTTTAGATGTCATGCTCACGGGGCCTTTCCTGATGACGAAGTTTTTGATTCCACATATGAAGGAAAAGCAATACGGTCGAATTATCAATATTTCCTCCGTTCATGGAAAAACAGCTTCGCCTTATAAATCTGCCTACGTTTCTGCTAAGCATGGAGTAGTCGGGCTTACAAGAACAGTAGCAATTGAAACAGCTAATGATGGAATTACAGTCAATGCGATCATGCCAGGTGCGGTACGAACGAAGCTAGTAGAAAACCAGTTGGCAAGACTTGCGGAGGAAGACGGCACGACTGAGGAAGAGGCTCTAGAGAATAATTTATTAAAAAAACAGCCGATGAAACGGCTATTAGAGCCAGATGAAATTGCCCACACCGCCGTATTCTTAGCATCTGACAGAGCCGGTGCAATAACAGGAGAAACAGTCAGCGTCTCAGGCGGTTGGTAAAAAACCTAAACACAAACAGAAAAACTCCCGGTCAGTTCGCATTCAGAAACTGCCGGGAGCATTTTTATTAATCTATAAATTGGTCGAAGAACTCAAGTACTTTTTGATAGACCTTTATTTCATTTTCTTTCTTCGAGAATCCGTGACCTTCATCATCAAGCACTAGATACTCGACATGAATACCTTTATCGCGAAGTGCTTCTACAATCTGATCTGACTCAGCCTTAACTACTCTCGGGTCTTTTGCACCCTGGATGACGAGCATCGGTTTATCCATGGAATCCAAATAGGTAATTGGTGTATCTTCCTCCAATTTCACCTTATCTTTAACTGGATCTCCTACCCACTTTTCCATAATCGGCTTCCAGTGCTCAGGGACAGACTCTATGAAGCTGAATAGATTACTAACTCCAAAAATATCAACGACTGCCTTGAAATATTTTGAGTGACGGCCGTGTAGCAGAAGCGCCATATAACCACCATAGCTACCACCCATCAACAAGATTTTGTCACGATCTACGTAACCTTCCCGTATGAGCCATTCCAATCCTTCCACGTTATCAAGTCTTGGACCGTGTCCCCAATCACCTTCTACCATCTTCATGTACTTCAATCCGTAACCGCTGGATCCACGGAAGTTGGGGGCAAATATGCTGTACCCTCGATGTACCAAGAATTGGAACAACGCACGGAATGACGAGCGTTCTGCTGCTTGTGGTCCTCCATGTGGCCACAAAATTACATGACCATTATCATTTTCTGGTTTAGCTCGGAAGAACAAGGCTTCAATCTCAAGTCCATCGAAAGAAGGATACTTTACAATTTCAGGAGTGGACATCTCGTCTTGACTGACTCCAGGTACACCGAAGTTGGTCAGGTTCGACCACTTTTCACCAACCAACTGATAAATATTGAAAGGAATCGTTGCTGAACGTCCTAAAATATATACATTGCCACTTTTTGATACCTTTAGTTGTTCGATAACATCACACGGAGTATCTACCTTCCTAATCACCCCATTAAACAAATCAAAACTGAATAATCGATCTACCACCCCTTGGTGACTAACCACATAAAGCAACTCATTTTCTTTATCGTATTTGAGATTTGAAATATCTTGACCTTCGAAATCATTCATTTTCTCGAACTTCTCTTTTTTAATATCATATTTTGCAAGGTAGCCTTGATCGGCACCGTAATTCGTCGTGAAGTAAATATCATTATCGGAAGTGAATACTACACCACCAAAGGTATGATCCGGCCCTTCCTCATCTGTAAGAGGATATGATTTACCGTCATGTTGTACATACAAAAGATTACTCGTATTAGAAATATGTTTTCCGTAGACAACACTTTTACCATCAGGGCTTACATCAATTAAAAACGTAGCTGCTCCATCACCGTGTACGATAATTTCTTCCTCATCGTTTTCAATATCATAGCGATAAATTTTCAAAAACGTTTCATCGTCCTTTGTAGATGAATAATACAAATAACGTCCATCCTCTGAAAAAATAGTACCCATATGTCGTTTTCCTTCTGCTGTTCTTAGGTCGACAAGTTCACCACCTTGGGTAGGTACCGCGTATATCTGTCCGTTTTCGTCGCCATCCTCGTCGCTGATTGCCACGATATATTTTCCATTCGGTTCAAAACCGATTTCACTTGTGCTTTGATCATGAGCGGTTAACGGATAAGGAAATGTATTAGGTAAGTCCATCCCCCACAAATTATATTTCCCATTAAGATTCGTACTGAATACTAGTTGTTTTTCGTCGGGACGCACGGCGAACGTCTGAATGCCATACGTTTGAAAGAATTGCTCAACTCCCGGTTTCTTAAACTCAATCATCTTTTTTCCCCTCTCTTTTTCATGACTCTTTTATCATTTCTAGAAAAAAATAAACTTTCCTACCTCATTGTATATTTTTTTGAAAATTAAGTCATCTAAAACAAGTCGTAATTCCTCTCCGTCTCCAGAAGGAAATTATCTTATGCTTAAAACTGCGATTCCTTAATCTATCTGCTATTATTTAGGTAAATACATGAATGGAGGACTTTGCCATGTTACGTGTAATCCTGTTACTCTTCTCGCTCACGCTCATAGCCGCATGTGGCCCGGATGAGAAGGATGAAAATATGAATACAGAAGATTCACAGGAAAGCGAGGAAGTTGTGGAGAACGCTGAATCGGAGGACCAAGGAGAATCTGAGACAGATGAACCCGAAGAAAATAAAGATCGTTCAGAGGACGGGCAATTCACTGATAAAACTGAGGTTCTAACGACTAACTTGGAAATACCGTGGACAATTTCCAAAACTGATGAGCGCCTTTACGTTACAGAACGAGCTGGGCGACTATATGAAATAAATTTAGATGGAGAAAAGAACGAACAGAGCCTCAATCTACCAAGCCCCGTGCACCATGAAGGTGAAGGCGGATTACTCGGTTTCGAACTCGTGCCACCTTTTGAAGAATCGCAACAAGCCTTCGCATACTACACCTATCAAGATTCTGGTGAAACATTCAACAAGGTCGTTTTATTAGAAAAAGATGATGAGGAATGGACGGAGACCTCTATTCTTTTAGATGAGATACCAAGTGAGCGCATTCACAATGGTGGGCGTTTGAAGGTAGGGCCAGATGAAAAGCTTTACATTACTACAGGAGATGCTGCAACCCCTGCGCTTTCTCAAGACCGAAACAGTTTAGCAGGAAAAATTTTAAGAATGAACCTTGACGGTACTATTCCAAGCGACAATCCATTCGATGACTCTTATGTCTATTCTTACGGCCACCGAAACCCTCAGGGATTAGCTTGGGGTGATGATGGAACGATGTACAGCTCAGAACATGGCCAAAGTGCTCACGATGAAATCAATTTGATTGAGGCTGGCAATAATTACGGTTGGCCGGAAATTGAAGGAGACGAAACTTCGGAAGGCATGGAAACTCCGTTCTATCATACTGGCGAAGAGACATGGGCTCCGTCAGGAATATCTTTTCATAACGAAAAGCTTTATATAGCAACACTAAGAGGCTCTCGAATTATAAAACTCGATCTATCAACAAAAGACGCCGAAACTGCCGAAGAAGGGTTCGGACGGATGCGCGACGTATATATACAAGATGGATCGATTTTCGCGATCACGAGTAACCGTGACGGTCGTGGATCACCGACCGAAGAAGATGATCGATTGATTCGAATAAACATTGGTGAGGATGAATGATATGACAACTGAAAAGGAGAAGTTCTTACGAGAATTTAATGAAGCCTTCGTGGCCGGAGATGTAGATTTTGTAGCGGAAAGTATTACTGACGATATCCAATCCCATATGGTTGGTGATCAACTGTTGGAAGGTAAAGATGCAGTCGTCCAAAGGCTTAACTCAATGGATGCTGAAAAACATCATGATTTGACCATCGATAAGATTATCACACATGGAAAAACTGCATCGGTGAATGGTGTCATCACAGTTGAGTCAAAGAAAATCCACTTCTGTGATGTGTATGAATTTAATAGTTTTAAGAACCCGAAAATCAAAAAGCTCACCGCTTATGTGATCGAAGAGTAGTCACTTACCAAAGAGAAATGTTTTTGCCAAGTTCTTTTTCATAAATATCACCCGAGGAGTCCATCTCATATTCAATCCACCCAACATAGTGTCCGTCATTCTTCTCTGCTTGCTGCTCCTCCCATCCGCCTGCCGTACTGAACCACACACCTGTCTCATCACCTGGCGGGTTACCTGGATCCGGGTGGCTGGAACCATTTGAGGCAATGAGTTTACACCTGCTAAGCCGGATGAATTCTTCTGGGAATTTGCTAGATGCCACACGACAACCAGTGAAAATCACTTTGCATCTATCGCAAAAGCGGATGTCCCCATTCTTAATCAACCTTCTTAAGTCTTTGATGTACCTTGCATCGCGGTGGTCATACGTCAGCGGATACGAATAAAAACCTGAAATATTCACCCCACCAAGCTTCACCCCCCCACGATTTCCGTCGGGGTCATATGGCCACGCATGGCTGAACACATACAGCTTTTCAATGCAATTCTCCCCCCCATTTGTAGCGTCAACCAAGTGTTGAAGCAGTTCCTTCCCAGACCCCC
Above is a window of Halalkalibacillus sediminis DNA encoding:
- a CDS encoding multidrug effflux MFS transporter; the encoded protein is MQNTIHPMKEKKWLLVLLLGALTAMVPLTIDMYLPAFPAIQSELDASTSLVQLSLTASLLGIAIGQLVIGSLSDVYGRKKPLMISVTLFIIASFLCAFAPNIWFLVIFRFLQGLTGAGGIVIGRSIVRDLYEGYELTKMYALLILVMGLAPILAPVIGGGLLALTSWRGIFVVLSVLGILLLIMTIYKIKETLDENQRSQAGLKNSLMVFRGLLKHKRYIGFALAQGFTAAALFSYISGSSFVLQGIFDLSPQIYGLVFGLNAMGFIGMSQVTGRLAGKVPEEKILKVGFLVALIGGSSLVVASMIEASLLFVIFGLFLVTSSTGLINPTSLSLAMQTQDRNAGSASALLGLFQFVFGGIAAPLVGVAGTTTLLPLALIILTCQALSALAFVIFARSE
- a CDS encoding GntR family transcriptional regulator — encoded protein: MELPIRLSHDSKEPFYHQIEEQLKALISSGQLKEDTPLPSIRALSKDLEVSVITTKRAYQNLEVQGFIRTAQGKGTFVKAVDQTEKDEAIRKQIHQSLEEAVSKARSYQFSKNEVFKIIDEIYESFERRNP
- a CDS encoding ATP-binding cassette domain-containing protein; protein product: MSKWVEINEVSKKIDEFHLGPINLSVEPGTITCLVGSNGAGKSTLLKMMAGLVSYDDGSLTMFNEDYLMNKDDWKQHVSYMPQSLLGCDPFNGHQLKELISTWYPDWDEEYFNELVDLFEINLNKKYGRLSPGGKQRLNIALTLPRNTKLLLLDEPTSHIDIPAKAKFMDEIVRWMDKGERSIIMSSHQADDIKKLADYLVLFHEGMQLGTFEKEELTQQFQKYWMQESLPHEVIPGEIDRKGDRVIISQDNVETEEFFKKNQLSYINREPLSVEEIITVLLDKKREKTT
- a CDS encoding ABC transporter ATP-binding protein, translating into MERVLSVSQLGKSFKNDKVLSDISFDVHKGEIMAILGPNGAGKSTTIRNIMGILYPDEGEINFHNHKGKEIPRHRIGYLPEERGLYKNVKVMDILLYFAELKDYPKEKARKRALEYLKKFDLEGKDKVSVEELSKGMGQKVQFIGSIIHEPDLLILDEPFSGLDPVSQELFKQEIKELAAKGTAILLSSHQMNLVEQMCDRLFLIHRGRKVIYGSMDEVKTEYANFKCTIHGQNNISELEKVPEVTRVEQNGDISILYLTQDVRVSTWIKSLPDTLDIQELSVDRISLHEIFIDIATDRNIAEEAGVQHA
- a CDS encoding ABC transporter permease, which codes for MRNSLKVAKWEMRRNMKNKSFIISLFLTPIIFIIFATVPTLLSNMGDDDADARTVYLNDELGVYESVEPVIEQEEFVNWNVIETDEDMAAMQDRLENEEEAVFILLNEQTLEEGNVQVLLGEEVNEGFVNDARFFEQPLRQLQLQRAGLSEEETQVVASPLNFETTKASVQPDDEEVASNDGLPSSPMDFMEQAIPGIFAGIVLFSIVITGMMIFQSASQEKKDKVAEIILSSVTPGELMQGKIIGYFGLGITQVAVWLGFAVPIAMWQLDDVPVLEYLLVPETLLLVAIAILGYLLFASLFVGIGATLEDATTSGNFQSVVLMLPFIPFILIGPILSDPSGIVAQVASFIPFTAPGALLIRLSMLEEWPWLEVGIAIAILLVSIWIFMKLAGKIFKIGILIYGKNATPQEIWKWLRA
- a CDS encoding 3-hydroxybutyrate dehydrogenase, with translation MNDQRTVVVTGAAQGIGFAIAKAFSDQGDYVVIGDLNQEKAEEAASKLNQAKGYQVDVSKVEEVERFIQKIINEFGSVEVLVNNAGLQHIDRVEDFPVEKWQLLLDVMLTGPFLMTKFLIPHMKEKQYGRIINISSVHGKTASPYKSAYVSAKHGVVGLTRTVAIETANDGITVNAIMPGAVRTKLVENQLARLAEEDGTTEEEALENNLLKKQPMKRLLEPDEIAHTAVFLASDRAGAITGETVSVSGGW
- a CDS encoding alpha/beta hydrolase family protein, which codes for MIEFKKPGVEQFFQTYGIQTFAVRPDEKQLVFSTNLNGKYNLWGMDLPNTFPYPLTAHDQSTSEIGFEPNGKYIVAISDEDGDENGQIYAVPTQGGELVDLRTAEGKRHMGTIFSEDGRYLYYSSTKDDETFLKIYRYDIENDEEEIIVHGDGAATFLIDVSPDGKSVVYGKHISNTSNLLYVQHDGKSYPLTDEEGPDHTFGGVVFTSDNDIYFTTNYGADQGYLAKYDIKKEKFEKMNDFEGQDISNLKYDKENELLYVVSHQGVVDRLFSFDLFNGVIRKVDTPCDVIEQLKVSKSGNVYILGRSATIPFNIYQLVGEKWSNLTNFGVPGVSQDEMSTPEIVKYPSFDGLEIEALFFRAKPENDNGHVILWPHGGPQAAERSSFRALFQFLVHRGYSIFAPNFRGSSGYGLKYMKMVEGDWGHGPRLDNVEGLEWLIREGYVDRDKILLMGGSYGGYMALLLHGRHSKYFKAVVDIFGVSNLFSFIESVPEHWKPIMEKWVGDPVKDKVKLEEDTPITYLDSMDKPMLVIQGAKDPRVVKAESDQIVEALRDKGIHVEYLVLDDEGHGFSKKENEIKVYQKVLEFFDQFID
- a CDS encoding PQQ-dependent sugar dehydrogenase, translated to MLRVILLLFSLTLIAACGPDEKDENMNTEDSQESEEVVENAESEDQGESETDEPEENKDRSEDGQFTDKTEVLTTNLEIPWTISKTDERLYVTERAGRLYEINLDGEKNEQSLNLPSPVHHEGEGGLLGFELVPPFEESQQAFAYYTYQDSGETFNKVVLLEKDDEEWTETSILLDEIPSERIHNGGRLKVGPDEKLYITTGDAATPALSQDRNSLAGKILRMNLDGTIPSDNPFDDSYVYSYGHRNPQGLAWGDDGTMYSSEHGQSAHDEINLIEAGNNYGWPEIEGDETSEGMETPFYHTGEETWAPSGISFHNEKLYIATLRGSRIIKLDLSTKDAETAEEGFGRMRDVYIQDGSIFAITSNRDGRGSPTEEDDRLIRINIGEDE
- a CDS encoding nuclear transport factor 2 family protein; its protein translation is MTTEKEKFLREFNEAFVAGDVDFVAESITDDIQSHMVGDQLLEGKDAVVQRLNSMDAEKHHDLTIDKIITHGKTASVNGVITVESKKIHFCDVYEFNSFKNPKIKKLTAYVIEE